A window from Rhizobium sp. BG4 encodes these proteins:
- a CDS encoding tripartite tricarboxylate transporter TctB family protein yields the protein MNKDLLSGVVLLAVAGTYYTWTTQIADSTLSDEIGAGGLPKVLAAILAILAVCLIVRTLLSARMKPATAAAAPGNADDEEADENAKLPRAIGFLLFGAAYVALLPFVGYPIATALLIAGIALYEGSPRTWVIPAAAIGGGILYWAIFVKLLGVNQPMGSLFQGLF from the coding sequence ATGAACAAAGATCTTCTCAGCGGCGTCGTGCTTCTGGCCGTCGCCGGCACCTATTACACCTGGACCACGCAGATCGCCGACAGCACGCTCTCCGACGAGATCGGTGCCGGCGGCCTGCCGAAGGTTCTGGCTGCCATCCTCGCCATTCTCGCCGTCTGCCTGATCGTCCGCACGCTGCTTTCGGCTCGCATGAAGCCGGCAACGGCCGCGGCTGCACCGGGCAATGCCGACGACGAAGAGGCGGATGAAAACGCCAAGCTTCCGCGCGCCATCGGTTTCCTGCTCTTCGGCGCCGCTTACGTCGCCCTCCTGCCCTTCGTCGGCTATCCGATTGCGACAGCGCTGCTGATCGCCGGCATCGCCCTTTACGAGGGATCGCCGCGCACCTGGGTCATCCCGGCGGCCGCGATCGGCGGCGGCATTCTCTATTGGGCCATCTTCGTGAAGCTGCTCGGCGTCAACCAGCCGATGGGCTCGCTCTTCCAAGGACTTTTCTGA
- a CDS encoding tripartite tricarboxylate transporter substrate binding protein translates to MSMIKMIGTAVSGLAALALLSATPALAEPAAYPVKVVTLVTHSSPGGGSDVFLREMSKYLGKYINATFVVENVQGGSGAKAMARVAAAPADGSVFYATTPTYIYTSLMSKPQSTYKDMQPLVNFFLDSEVIFTRADGPYKSLKDVIDHAKKERGRWGAANPASLERQAAEQLKRAAGVTPAIVTHEGGGDMMLNVLNGTLDIGIGEIQELRSQLDAGKIVLLATFNPERIADKPDVPTVKELGYDVSLVKFRGLAGPKGIPDETAAIWDEAVKKLLEDPDYKKAYSEEVLVAKPIGHKEYPDFVNTFATTTEDFLKSTGAIK, encoded by the coding sequence ATGAGCATGATCAAGATGATTGGAACAGCAGTTTCCGGGCTTGCCGCTCTGGCACTGCTGTCCGCAACGCCGGCTCTCGCAGAGCCCGCGGCCTATCCGGTCAAGGTCGTCACCCTGGTGACGCATTCGAGCCCGGGCGGCGGCAGCGACGTCTTCCTTCGCGAGATGTCGAAATATCTCGGCAAGTACATCAATGCCACCTTCGTCGTCGAAAACGTCCAGGGCGGCAGCGGTGCGAAGGCCATGGCGCGTGTCGCCGCAGCCCCTGCCGACGGCAGCGTCTTCTACGCGACGACGCCGACCTATATCTACACCTCGCTGATGAGCAAGCCGCAGTCGACCTACAAGGACATGCAGCCGCTCGTGAACTTCTTCCTCGACAGCGAAGTGATCTTCACCCGCGCCGACGGCCCCTACAAGTCGCTGAAGGACGTTATCGATCACGCCAAGAAGGAGCGTGGCCGCTGGGGCGCGGCAAACCCGGCCTCGCTGGAACGCCAGGCCGCCGAACAGCTGAAGCGCGCCGCAGGCGTCACGCCCGCGATCGTCACCCATGAAGGCGGCGGCGACATGATGCTCAACGTGCTGAACGGCACGCTCGACATCGGCATCGGCGAGATCCAGGAACTGCGCTCGCAGCTCGACGCCGGCAAGATCGTCCTTCTCGCCACCTTCAATCCGGAACGCATCGCCGACAAGCCTGACGTCCCGACCGTCAAGGAACTCGGCTACGACGTCTCGCTCGTGAAGTTCCGCGGCCTCGCGGGCCCGAAGGGCATTCCGGATGAGACTGCTGCGATCTGGGACGAAGCCGTCAAGAAGCTGCTCGAAGACCCGGATTACAAGAAGGCCTATTCCGAAGAAGTGCTCGTCGCCAAGCCGATCGGCCACAAGGAATATCCCGATTTCGTCAACACCTTCGCAACCACCACCGAAGACTTCCTGAAATCGACCGGCGCGATCAAGTAA
- a CDS encoding MmgE/PrpD family protein yields the protein MSSISDITAQAIRFIEQTTYADLPEEALAIARRCMVDTVGLYLAGSQESSVRILIEDALAQGGRGDASLPGAGTKKVPAAIAGRVWGTSGHAHDWDDTQVSHDPAHVYGLLTHPSVPPLTAALIIASELGNVDGRDIMLAFQVGFEVECKISEWMKPRHYRRGHHTSGTVGTFGAAAAAAKLLGLKGAQLAHTLGLAASFAAGIRVNFGTMTKPLHVGRACENGITAALLAARGFEADPAALDGTWGFFSVMGEGFDEEKAKQGFASPLTIVSPGVSIKPYPSGILTHQSMDAMLKLVLDHDLKPGEIDRIRFFAGKNIIEPIRYPIARNHLQAKFSMPALLAMIALCRRASHHEFEDAFVAGEAMQDLQARTEVINDLEIDAQGYDKIRSRIEVVTKDGRTLVQWADERYRGGPSNPINDTDLDAKFLMCAEGVISDSDRAELLRLVRGIDKGADIKRLMALISGDGAAAGALLRNDLIF from the coding sequence GTGAGCAGCATATCCGACATCACGGCTCAGGCCATCCGTTTCATCGAGCAGACGACCTATGCCGATCTGCCCGAGGAAGCCCTTGCCATCGCCCGCCGCTGCATGGTCGATACGGTTGGCCTCTATCTCGCAGGCAGCCAGGAATCCTCCGTCCGTATCCTGATCGAGGACGCGCTGGCCCAGGGCGGCCGCGGCGATGCTTCACTGCCGGGCGCCGGCACGAAGAAGGTTCCGGCCGCGATCGCGGGCCGCGTCTGGGGCACGTCGGGTCATGCACATGACTGGGACGACACGCAGGTTTCGCATGATCCCGCCCATGTTTACGGCCTGCTCACCCATCCTTCCGTGCCGCCGCTGACGGCTGCGCTGATCATTGCCAGCGAGCTTGGCAATGTCGATGGCCGTGACATCATGCTGGCCTTCCAGGTCGGTTTCGAGGTCGAGTGCAAGATTTCCGAGTGGATGAAGCCGCGCCACTACCGCCGCGGCCACCACACGAGCGGCACCGTCGGCACCTTCGGTGCGGCTGCTGCTGCCGCCAAGCTGCTCGGCCTCAAGGGCGCGCAGCTTGCCCATACGCTCGGCCTCGCCGCCAGCTTCGCCGCCGGCATCCGCGTCAATTTCGGCACGATGACCAAGCCGTTGCATGTCGGCCGCGCCTGCGAAAACGGCATCACTGCCGCCCTTCTGGCTGCACGCGGCTTCGAAGCCGATCCGGCAGCGCTCGATGGCACCTGGGGCTTCTTCTCGGTCATGGGTGAAGGCTTCGACGAGGAGAAGGCCAAGCAGGGCTTCGCCTCGCCGCTGACGATCGTCAGCCCCGGCGTCAGCATCAAGCCCTATCCGTCGGGCATCCTCACCCATCAGTCGATGGACGCGATGCTGAAGCTGGTACTCGATCACGATCTCAAGCCGGGAGAGATCGATCGCATCCGCTTCTTCGCCGGCAAGAACATCATCGAGCCGATCCGCTATCCGATCGCCAGGAACCATCTGCAGGCGAAGTTCTCGATGCCGGCGCTGCTCGCCATGATCGCGCTTTGCCGCCGCGCCAGCCATCATGAGTTCGAGGATGCCTTCGTTGCCGGAGAGGCGATGCAGGACCTGCAGGCGCGCACCGAAGTCATCAACGATCTCGAGATCGACGCGCAGGGCTACGACAAGATCCGCTCGCGCATCGAGGTCGTCACCAAGGATGGCCGCACCCTCGTGCAGTGGGCAGACGAACGCTATCGCGGCGGCCCGTCCAACCCGATCAACGATACCGATCTGGACGCCAAGTTCCTGATGTGCGCCGAGGGCGTCATCAGCGATAGCGACCGGGCCGAACTGCTCCGCCTGGTCCGAGGCATCGACAAGGGCGCCGACATCAAGCGCCTGATGGCGCTGATCAGCGGTGACGGCGCAGCCGCCGGGGCCTTGCTGCGGAATGATCTGATTTTTTGA
- a CDS encoding FCD domain-containing protein translates to MVLSAVEILRSQSLPMVLEQEIERVILSGEFGPGDRINEKELALRFGISRGPIREALRSMDSSGLVEQVPNRGFFVRELSAEQACDVYEVRAALFGLAGKLLAERISDEGIGRVKTFIADMDKAVAADDFEAYVKLNFAFHEFIVRNAGNPTLAQQYLGLVKQLRLYRARNLMLGDSLHASHLEHHEMAAAIIARDPQRALAAHTGHVDSARLRLMATVATHK, encoded by the coding sequence ATGGTTCTGAGCGCTGTCGAGATCTTGCGGTCGCAGTCCCTGCCCATGGTGCTGGAGCAGGAGATCGAGCGCGTCATCCTGAGCGGCGAGTTCGGCCCCGGCGACCGGATCAACGAGAAGGAGCTGGCGCTGCGCTTCGGCATCAGCCGCGGCCCGATCCGCGAGGCACTGCGCTCGATGGATTCTTCCGGCCTCGTCGAGCAGGTGCCGAACCGCGGTTTCTTCGTCCGCGAACTCAGCGCCGAGCAGGCCTGCGACGTCTATGAAGTCCGTGCCGCACTGTTCGGCCTTGCCGGAAAGCTGCTAGCCGAGCGCATCAGCGACGAAGGCATCGGCCGGGTAAAGACCTTCATCGCCGACATGGACAAGGCGGTCGCGGCCGATGATTTCGAAGCCTATGTGAAGCTCAATTTCGCCTTCCACGAATTCATCGTCCGCAACGCCGGAAACCCGACGCTTGCCCAACAATATCTCGGCCTCGTCAAGCAGCTGCGGCTCTACCGCGCCCGCAACCTGATGCTCGGCGATTCCTTGCATGCCTCGCATCTCGAACACCACGAGATGGCCGCCGCGATCATTGCCCGCGACCCGCAAAGGGCGCTGGCAGCGCATACTGGACATGTCGACTCCGCCCGGCTCCGGCTGATGGCGACGGTCGCAACACATAAATAA
- a CDS encoding YigZ family protein, with amino-acid sequence MRHDANQPGPPPQMFVLKNQISLEQTVKKSRFLAIAIPVDSEAAVKTALAEHSDPSANHNCYAWRVGNVYRFSDDGEPSGTAGKPIFQAMEGRQLDKTLVIVTRWFGGVLLGAGGLVRAYGGTAAACLREAELEETVASIGGTVHLSFQDLEIVRAKLTSAGMARVMAEQFDHEGCWLTLDIIEKHAEDAALLITNLTRGRSALKLDDNAAE; translated from the coding sequence ATGAGGCATGACGCCAACCAGCCGGGTCCGCCGCCGCAGATGTTCGTCCTGAAAAACCAGATCAGCCTTGAGCAGACGGTCAAGAAGAGCCGGTTTCTGGCGATCGCCATTCCTGTCGACAGCGAAGCCGCGGTAAAGACGGCACTCGCGGAGCACTCCGACCCTTCCGCCAATCACAATTGCTACGCCTGGCGTGTCGGCAACGTCTACCGTTTCAGCGATGACGGCGAGCCCTCGGGCACCGCCGGAAAGCCGATCTTCCAGGCCATGGAAGGTCGCCAGCTCGACAAGACACTCGTCATCGTCACCCGCTGGTTCGGTGGCGTGCTGCTCGGCGCGGGCGGCCTGGTTCGCGCCTATGGCGGCACGGCGGCCGCCTGCCTGCGCGAGGCCGAGCTTGAGGAAACCGTCGCCTCCATCGGCGGGACCGTTCACCTGAGCTTTCAGGATCTGGAGATCGTCCGCGCCAAGCTGACATCGGCAGGCATGGCCCGCGTCATGGCCGAGCAGTTCGACCACGAAGGCTGCTGGCTGACGCTCGACATCATCGAGAAGCACGCCGAAGACGCCGCTCTGCTGATCACCAACCTGACCCGCGGCCGCTCCGCGCTGAAGCTCGACGACAACGCCGCCGAATAG
- the nadA gene encoding quinolinate synthase NadA, with protein sequence MNRPVSAASLYDRVSRVIPKAEWMSFEDDVEAILELKRKRNAVILAHNYQTPEIFHGVADIVGDSLALARKAIDVDADVIVLAGVHFMAETAKLLNPAKTVLIPDMGAGCSLADSITPEDVALLRQAHPGVPVITYVNTSAAVKAASDICCTSGNAKQVVESLGVPRVLMIPDEYLARNVARETNVEIIAWHGHCEVHELFSADDVRQLRENHPGVTVLAHPECPPDVVAEADFAGSTAVMSDYVGARKPARVVLLTECSMSDNVAVHHPDVEFIRPCNLCPHMKRITLSNIRTALEENRHEVTVDEGVAAAARLAVERMLAI encoded by the coding sequence ATGAACCGCCCCGTATCAGCTGCGTCCCTCTATGATCGCGTAAGCCGCGTCATCCCCAAGGCCGAATGGATGTCGTTCGAAGACGATGTCGAGGCGATCCTCGAACTGAAGCGCAAGCGCAACGCCGTCATCCTGGCGCATAATTACCAGACGCCGGAAATCTTCCACGGCGTCGCCGATATCGTCGGCGACAGCTTGGCGCTGGCGCGCAAGGCGATCGATGTCGATGCCGACGTGATCGTGCTCGCCGGGGTGCATTTCATGGCCGAGACGGCGAAGCTGCTCAATCCGGCAAAGACGGTGCTGATCCCCGATATGGGTGCCGGCTGTTCGCTGGCGGACTCGATCACGCCTGAGGATGTCGCGCTTCTGCGCCAGGCGCATCCGGGCGTCCCCGTCATTACCTATGTGAACACTTCGGCGGCGGTGAAGGCCGCTTCCGATATCTGCTGCACCTCGGGCAATGCCAAGCAGGTGGTGGAATCTCTTGGCGTGCCGAGGGTGCTGATGATCCCGGACGAGTATCTGGCCCGCAACGTTGCGCGCGAGACCAATGTCGAGATCATCGCCTGGCACGGCCATTGCGAGGTCCACGAGCTGTTTTCGGCGGATGACGTCAGGCAGCTGCGCGAAAATCACCCCGGCGTCACCGTTCTCGCCCATCCCGAATGCCCGCCGGATGTCGTCGCGGAAGCGGATTTCGCCGGGTCGACGGCCGTCATGTCGGACTATGTCGGCGCGAGGAAGCCGGCGCGGGTCGTGCTGCTCACCGAATGCTCGATGAGCGACAACGTCGCCGTCCATCACCCGGATGTCGAGTTCATCCGCCCCTGCAATCTCTGCCCGCATATGAAGCGGATCACGCTCTCCAACATCCGCACGGCGCTGGAAGAAAACCGCCACGAAGTCACCGTTGATGAGGGCGTGGCGGCTGCCGCCCGTCTCGCTGTCGAAAGGATGCTGGCGATATGA
- a CDS encoding L-aspartate oxidase, which yields MTEILTHLAGRPVIVGSGLAGLIAALTLSPAPSVIVTRSALGAETSSAWAQGGIAAALGADDSAGLHLADTLAAGDGLCDAGAAENIVADAAGTIAALQRFGVRFDRDGAGGLALGLEAAHSRRRIVHAEGDGSGAVIIRALAAAVLADPAITVIEGAEARQLIMADGAVRGLLCAGAGGDFVLPTSRVLLATGGIGGLYEATTNPAGNFGQGIALAARAGAALADMEFVQFHPTALDSRRRPLALVSEAVRGEGAELINERGERFMADVAGAELAPRDIVARAISAEIARGGRVFLDARRALGTGFASRFPVIAELCQEAGVDPGLQPIPVRPAVHYHMGGVASDLEGRSSVPGLWVAGEAASTGLHGANRLASNSLLEAAVMGMRAARSIAGSDADGSLAAIPAMPGRSNTALVRPIVSRHLGVLRNAGAMHGAIAALLPLAEEEGPAADPAVVALAIAVFASLRNESRGAHARTDFPLKHPVARRRTMTLAQVLESSHAATSQDFARSA from the coding sequence ATGACCGAGATCCTCACCCATCTGGCTGGACGCCCGGTCATCGTCGGCAGCGGGCTTGCAGGCCTGATCGCGGCGCTGACGCTGTCGCCCGCGCCCTCCGTCATCGTCACCCGCAGCGCGCTTGGCGCCGAGACCTCGAGCGCCTGGGCGCAGGGCGGCATTGCCGCGGCCCTCGGCGCCGATGATAGCGCCGGCCTGCATCTTGCCGATACGCTCGCCGCGGGCGACGGCCTCTGCGACGCCGGAGCGGCCGAGAATATCGTCGCGGATGCGGCCGGTACGATCGCAGCGCTGCAGCGTTTCGGCGTCCGGTTCGATCGCGACGGCGCGGGCGGCTTGGCGCTTGGCCTGGAAGCAGCGCATTCGCGCCGCCGTATCGTTCATGCGGAAGGCGATGGCTCCGGGGCGGTGATCATCCGGGCGCTTGCCGCTGCGGTGCTCGCCGATCCCGCGATCACGGTCATCGAGGGCGCCGAGGCCCGGCAGTTGATCATGGCGGATGGCGCGGTCCGCGGCCTGCTTTGCGCCGGTGCGGGCGGCGATTTCGTGCTGCCGACTTCGCGGGTGCTGCTGGCGACCGGGGGCATCGGCGGTCTCTATGAGGCGACGACCAATCCAGCGGGCAATTTCGGTCAGGGCATTGCGCTTGCGGCCCGCGCCGGCGCCGCGCTTGCCGACATGGAATTCGTGCAGTTTCACCCGACCGCGCTCGACAGCCGCCGCCGGCCGCTGGCGCTGGTCAGCGAAGCCGTGCGCGGCGAGGGCGCCGAGCTGATCAACGAACGGGGCGAGCGGTTCATGGCCGATGTCGCAGGCGCCGAGCTTGCGCCGCGCGATATCGTCGCTCGAGCCATCAGCGCCGAGATCGCCCGCGGCGGCCGCGTCTTCCTTGATGCCCGCCGCGCTCTCGGCACCGGCTTTGCTTCCCGCTTCCCGGTAATTGCCGAGCTCTGCCAGGAGGCGGGCGTCGATCCCGGCCTGCAGCCGATCCCCGTGCGCCCTGCCGTCCACTATCATATGGGCGGCGTTGCCTCCGATCTTGAGGGTCGCAGCAGCGTTCCGGGCCTGTGGGTCGCGGGCGAGGCGGCATCGACCGGCCTGCACGGCGCCAATCGCCTAGCAAGTAACTCGCTGCTCGAAGCCGCCGTCATGGGCATGCGGGCGGCCCGCAGCATCGCGGGATCCGATGCCGATGGCAGCCTCGCGGCGATCCCCGCCATGCCGGGACGGTCGAACACGGCGCTCGTCCGGCCTATCGTCTCGCGCCATCTCGGCGTGCTCCGCAATGCCGGAGCGATGCATGGCGCGATCGCCGCCCTTCTGCCTCTGGCGGAAGAGGAGGGGCCGGCTGCGGACCCGGCCGTCGTCGCGCTGGCGATTGCGGTCTTCGCAAGCCTGCGCAACGAGTCGCGCGGCGCTCATGCGCGGACCGATTTCCCGCTCAAACACCCGGTCGCCAGACGGCGGACGATGACGTTGGCGCAGGTGCTGGAAAGCTCCCACGCCGCCACATCCCAGGATTTTGCAAGGAGTGCCTGA
- the nadC gene encoding carboxylating nicotinate-nucleotide diphosphorylase encodes MRNALAEDLGLAGDITSAAVIPGDHRSTVVMAARQPGVIAGLDAAELAFQLVDPAITMTRHVNDGAAVEAGEVIATISGPSRGLLTGERTALNFLSHLSGIATVTASIARAIAGTRASVACTRKTTPGLRALEKYAVRAGGGMNHRFALHDAILIKDNHIAIAGGTREALRRAKAAAGHMVKIEIEVDTLGQLREVMEEGVDAVLLDNMGPEQLREAVGIVAGRAITEASGRITPETAAAIAASGVDLISVGWITHSAPILDIGLDFRSEA; translated from the coding sequence GTGCGCAATGCGCTTGCCGAGGATCTCGGGCTTGCCGGAGACATCACCTCGGCCGCCGTCATCCCGGGCGATCATCGCTCGACCGTCGTCATGGCCGCGCGGCAGCCCGGTGTGATTGCCGGTCTCGATGCCGCCGAGCTTGCCTTCCAGCTCGTGGATCCCGCTATTACCATGACCCGGCATGTCAACGATGGCGCTGCCGTCGAGGCCGGGGAGGTGATCGCGACGATCAGCGGCCCATCACGGGGCCTGCTGACCGGCGAGCGCACCGCCCTCAACTTTCTCAGCCATCTCTCGGGCATTGCCACCGTTACCGCATCGATTGCGCGCGCGATTGCCGGAACCAGGGCGTCGGTCGCCTGCACACGCAAGACCACGCCGGGGCTTCGGGCACTGGAGAAATACGCCGTCCGCGCCGGCGGCGGCATGAACCATCGTTTCGCCCTGCACGACGCGATCCTGATCAAGGACAACCACATCGCCATTGCCGGCGGCACGCGCGAAGCGCTGCGCCGGGCCAAGGCGGCGGCGGGTCACATGGTCAAGATCGAGATCGAGGTCGATACGCTCGGCCAGCTGCGCGAAGTCATGGAGGAGGGCGTCGATGCCGTGCTCCTCGACAATATGGGGCCGGAACAGCTGCGCGAAGCTGTCGGTATCGTGGCCGGGCGGGCGATCACGGAAGCCTCCGGCCGCATCACGCCGGAGACGGCAGCCGCGATCGCTGCTTCAGGCGTCGATCTCATCTCCGTCGGCTGGATCACCCACAGCGCTCCGATCCTCGATATCGGCCTGGATTTCCGCTCGGAAGCCTAA
- a CDS encoding Isoquinoline 1-oxidoreductase subunit, which yields MRPLTTLSFAALIAFGTTLAGTGAIKTYAETATNGALKTVADFETIPDKAARSKAIFEEASRVMTHPRCINCHPATRSPTQGEDMHPHVPLMIAAKTSHGPAGLACATCHGAENRPIVGSKLKSIPGNAHWQLAPASMAWQGLTVGQICEQVKDTSRNGNRSHADLIRHMGEDHLVGWAWHPGDGRTAPPGSQEAFAALIAAWVDTGAECPS from the coding sequence ATGAGACCGCTGACCACCTTGTCATTCGCCGCCCTCATCGCCTTCGGCACCACGCTGGCCGGAACCGGCGCCATTAAAACCTATGCCGAGACGGCAACGAACGGGGCGCTGAAGACCGTCGCCGATTTCGAAACGATCCCCGACAAGGCCGCGCGATCTAAGGCGATCTTCGAGGAGGCTAGCCGGGTGATGACCCACCCGCGCTGCATCAACTGCCACCCGGCAACCCGCAGCCCGACGCAGGGCGAGGACATGCATCCGCATGTGCCGCTGATGATCGCAGCAAAGACCTCGCATGGCCCCGCAGGGCTTGCCTGCGCCACCTGCCATGGCGCGGAGAACCGGCCGATCGTCGGCAGTAAGCTGAAATCGATCCCCGGCAATGCCCATTGGCAGCTGGCGCCCGCCAGCATGGCCTGGCAGGGCCTGACGGTCGGTCAAATCTGCGAGCAGGTGAAGGACACCAGCCGCAACGGCAACCGCTCGCATGCTGATCTGATCCGGCACATGGGCGAGGATCATCTCGTCGGCTGGGCCTGGCATCCCGGCGACGGTCGTACCGCCCCTCCGGGATCGCAGGAAGCCTTTGCGGCGCTGATCGCCGCCTGGGTGGATACCGGCGCCGAATGCCCGTCTTGA
- a CDS encoding molybdopterin cofactor-binding domain-containing protein — translation MSLLDKINPALSRRHFLIGASLTASGLLIGVRPSLAADAPPLPLQPNAFIRIPAEGKIALIMPSVEMGQGIYTAVAMLLAEELEVSLDQTVLEHAPADPEKYANPLLGDQITGGSLAVRAVYDQMRKAGATARIMLVNAAASGWGVDPESCEARNGQVLHTATGRSASYGDLIGDAASQPVPQDVPLKPASSFAVIGKAVRRLDSPEKVNGTAKFGIDARPDGVSYAAIAICPHFNGKLKSVDDAPALAIKGVKQVVRTEEAVAVIADNTGAARKGLAALSIEWDAGPSASVSLADLEQRMDAAISGEALAHIKEGDVDKAEAEHGPVHEFIYRLPILTHTAMEPMNCTLDVRKDGCEVWVGTQVMGRTRQAVAEVTGLPVEKVVVHNHLLGGGFGRRLDVDGVILAAKIAKQVDGAVKVTWSREEDIRHDCYRYLNYSKVTATLGPDGMPVSWRHRVIGPSVMARWLPAFTRDGIDLDQMGGAETPYAIPNKYTDFARHEAPDGMLTGNWRGVGATRNIPPIEGGIDELAHIAGIDPLEYRRRLLGHKPRLLAALNLAAEKAGWTNAPPKGKGRGIALSEDFGSFSAMISEVSVDDDGAFKTERIICAVDCGQVINPDTVEAQIQSGIVYGLSAALYGRITVLNGAVVEGNFDDSPVLRIHETPKIEVHIVPSSETPGGIGEVGTPGVAPSLFNAIFAATGKRLRSLPIDQGGLRRV, via the coding sequence ATGTCTCTCCTTGACAAGATCAATCCCGCTCTCTCGCGCCGCCATTTTCTGATCGGTGCTTCGCTGACGGCATCGGGCCTGCTGATCGGCGTCAGGCCTTCGCTCGCCGCCGACGCGCCGCCGCTCCCGCTGCAGCCGAACGCCTTCATCCGCATTCCCGCGGAAGGCAAGATCGCGCTGATCATGCCTTCGGTCGAGATGGGCCAGGGCATCTACACGGCGGTCGCCATGCTGCTCGCCGAAGAGCTCGAAGTGAGCCTCGACCAGACCGTTCTCGAGCATGCACCGGCGGACCCCGAGAAATACGCGAACCCGCTTCTCGGCGACCAAATCACCGGGGGCTCGCTGGCGGTTCGCGCGGTCTACGATCAGATGCGCAAGGCGGGTGCTACGGCCCGCATCATGCTGGTCAATGCCGCCGCCAGCGGCTGGGGTGTCGATCCGGAAAGCTGCGAAGCCAGAAATGGGCAAGTCCTGCACACAGCGACCGGCCGCAGCGCCAGCTATGGCGACCTGATTGGCGATGCCGCCTCGCAACCGGTGCCGCAGGATGTGCCGCTCAAACCAGCCTCGAGCTTCGCCGTCATCGGCAAGGCGGTGCGCCGCCTCGACAGCCCCGAGAAGGTCAACGGCACCGCGAAATTCGGCATCGATGCCAGGCCGGATGGCGTTTCCTATGCCGCAATCGCCATCTGTCCGCACTTCAACGGCAAGCTCAAGAGCGTAGACGATGCGCCGGCACTTGCCATCAAAGGCGTCAAGCAGGTGGTGCGCACCGAAGAGGCCGTCGCGGTGATCGCCGACAATACCGGCGCGGCGCGCAAGGGCCTTGCCGCCTTGTCGATCGAGTGGGATGCGGGGCCAAGCGCCAGCGTGTCCCTCGCCGATCTGGAACAGCGGATGGATGCCGCGATCTCCGGCGAAGCGCTTGCCCATATCAAGGAAGGCGATGTCGACAAGGCGGAAGCCGAACATGGCCCGGTTCACGAATTCATCTACCGGTTGCCGATCCTGACGCATACGGCGATGGAGCCAATGAACTGCACGCTCGATGTCCGCAAGGATGGCTGCGAGGTCTGGGTCGGGACGCAAGTGATGGGGCGTACGCGACAGGCGGTTGCAGAGGTCACCGGCCTGCCGGTGGAGAAGGTCGTCGTTCACAATCATCTGCTCGGCGGCGGTTTCGGCCGCCGGCTGGATGTCGATGGCGTCATCCTTGCTGCCAAGATCGCCAAGCAGGTCGACGGCGCGGTGAAAGTCACCTGGAGCCGGGAAGAAGATATCCGCCACGATTGCTATCGGTATCTGAACTACAGCAAGGTCACCGCAACGCTCGGGCCGGACGGCATGCCGGTCTCCTGGCGCCATCGCGTCATCGGCCCCTCCGTCATGGCCCGCTGGCTTCCGGCCTTCACCCGCGACGGGATCGACCTCGACCAGATGGGCGGCGCGGAAACGCCCTATGCCATTCCGAACAAATATACCGACTTCGCGCGCCACGAGGCGCCGGACGGCATGCTGACCGGCAATTGGCGCGGCGTCGGCGCGACGCGCAACATCCCGCCGATCGAAGGCGGCATCGATGAACTCGCCCATATTGCCGGGATCGACCCGCTCGAATACCGCCGGCGCCTGCTCGGGCATAAGCCGCGCCTGCTTGCAGCGCTCAATTTAGCGGCCGAAAAGGCGGGCTGGACCAACGCACCACCCAAGGGAAAAGGCCGCGGCATCGCGCTCTCGGAAGATTTCGGCAGCTTCTCGGCGATGATCTCGGAAGTCAGCGTCGACGACGACGGCGCGTTCAAGACCGAGCGCATCATCTGCGCCGTCGATTGCGGCCAGGTGATCAATCCGGATACCGTCGAAGCGCAGATCCAGAGCGGCATCGTCTATGGGCTGAGCGCGGCACTCTACGGCCGCATCACGGTTCTGAATGGTGCCGTCGTCGAGGGCAATTTCGACGACTCTCCGGTGTTGCGCATCCACGAGACGCCGAAGATCGAAGTGCATATCGTCCCGAGTTCGGAAACGCCGGGTGGCATCGGCGAGGTCGGCACGCCAGGGGTCGCGCCTTCGCTCTTCAACGCGATCTTTGCCGCGACCGGGAAACGGCTGCGCTCACTGCCGATCGACCAGGGCGGATTGAGGAGGGTGTGA